Proteins encoded within one genomic window of Conchiformibius steedae:
- the infB gene encoding translation initiation factor IF-2 — protein MSNRTVEQLAAEVKRPVELLLKQLKEAGIHKTSGSDTVSIEEKSLYLAHLQESHDTHSRQTTVARTRTEVKKVGGVEVATRRKSRSVAVPSAEELAAEAKAKLEAEKAAKAAQQAAAQQAEAVAPVAEDHAAEEAERAAKKAAAEAEAAKLKAARSKKTASKPAAAPAPEANTPAQATAPQADEAAVKQEESKQPETVPAEKAAVSEDKPAPAAAAPSDNGDNEGEAKEGSGKRRRRRNKKDKAPEPPPQPVEVVSAEEQQRRDEEERRAAAFREHQEKLQREKQERLERQARREAAKKQAQEEAKAAAAKKDGQGQRSAKPGETKVVKTDDKKAAKPTDKSAKPEAKPAAPATENPSSGSRKKGDRRRDDDSPKGGKKGKGKDSSRSRDDERVRGGKKGKKLKLEPNQHAFQAPTEPVVHEVLVPETITVADLAHKMAVKGVEVVKTLMKMGMMVTINQSLDQETALIVVEEMGHIGKPAAADDPEAFLDDGAEHIAAEALPRPPVVTVMGHVDHGKTSLLDYIRRTKVVAGEAGGITQHIGAYHVETPRGVITFLDTPGHEAFTAMRARGAQATDIVILVVAADDGVMPQTVEAIAHAKAAGVPIVVAVNKIDKEAANPERIRQELTQHEVIAEEWGGTHQFIDVSAKKGLNIDKLLEAVLLEAEVLELTAPVDAPAKGIIVESRLDKGRGAVATLLVQSGTLKKGDMLLAGTAFGKVRAMMDENGKAITEAGPSIPVEILGLSDVPNAGEDALVLADEKKAREVALFRQGKYRDVRLAKQQAAKLENMFNNMGEEQAQNLSVIIKADVQGSYEALAGSLQKLSTDEVKVNVLHSGVGGISESDVNLAIASGALIIAFNVRADSSARKLAENEGVDIRYYSIIYDAIDEVKAAMSGMLAPEQKEQITGTVEIRQVITVSKVGNIAGCMVTDGVVKRDSHIRLIRNNVVVHTGMLESLKRYKDDVKEVRMGFECGLMLKGFNEIAEGDVLECFDVVEVARTL, from the coding sequence ATGAGTAACCGAACCGTAGAACAATTGGCTGCCGAAGTCAAACGCCCAGTAGAATTGCTGTTAAAGCAGTTGAAAGAAGCAGGCATTCACAAAACATCGGGCAGCGATACCGTATCCATTGAAGAAAAAAGCCTGTATTTGGCGCATCTTCAGGAAAGCCACGATACCCACAGCCGCCAAACCACGGTGGCGCGTACCCGCACCGAAGTGAAAAAAGTGGGTGGCGTGGAAGTGGCAACGCGCCGCAAAAGCCGTAGTGTTGCTGTTCCCAGCGCGGAAGAGCTGGCTGCCGAAGCCAAAGCCAAATTGGAAGCCGAAAAAGCGGCTAAAGCCGCACAACAGGCTGCTGCACAGCAGGCAGAAGCAGTTGCACCTGTTGCAGAAGACCATGCTGCTGAAGAAGCTGAGCGTGCAGCGAAAAAAGCCGCTGCCGAAGCCGAAGCCGCCAAGTTGAAAGCCGCACGCAGTAAAAAAACCGCGTCTAAACCTGCTGCCGCGCCCGCGCCGGAAGCAAACACACCCGCACAAGCAACTGCGCCGCAGGCAGATGAAGCCGCCGTTAAGCAGGAAGAAAGCAAGCAGCCTGAAACTGTCCCTGCCGAAAAAGCCGCCGTTAGCGAAGACAAACCCGCGCCAGCTGCTGCTGCGCCGTCTGATAACGGCGACAACGAAGGTGAAGCCAAGGAAGGCAGCGGCAAACGCCGTCGCCGCCGCAACAAAAAAGACAAAGCCCCCGAACCGCCACCGCAGCCTGTAGAAGTGGTGAGTGCAGAAGAGCAGCAACGCCGCGATGAAGAAGAACGCCGCGCCGCTGCTTTCCGCGAGCATCAGGAAAAACTGCAACGCGAAAAACAAGAGCGTTTGGAACGTCAAGCCCGCCGCGAAGCCGCTAAAAAACAGGCGCAGGAAGAAGCCAAAGCCGCTGCAGCCAAAAAAGACGGTCAGGGTCAGCGCAGTGCCAAACCAGGCGAAACCAAAGTTGTGAAAACAGACGATAAAAAAGCCGCCAAACCCACCGATAAATCTGCCAAGCCCGAAGCCAAACCCGCTGCACCTGCCACAGAAAATCCCAGCAGCGGCAGCCGTAAAAAAGGCGACCGTCGCCGCGATGACGACAGTCCCAAAGGCGGTAAAAAAGGCAAGGGCAAAGACAGCAGCCGCAGCCGTGATGACGAGCGTGTACGCGGTGGCAAAAAAGGCAAGAAACTCAAACTTGAGCCCAACCAACATGCTTTCCAAGCCCCGACCGAACCCGTGGTACACGAGGTTTTAGTCCCCGAAACCATTACCGTAGCCGATTTGGCGCACAAAATGGCAGTGAAGGGCGTGGAAGTCGTCAAAACGCTGATGAAAATGGGCATGATGGTTACCATCAACCAATCTTTGGACCAAGAAACCGCCCTGATTGTGGTGGAAGAAATGGGACACATCGGCAAACCCGCTGCCGCCGACGACCCCGAAGCCTTTTTGGACGACGGCGCAGAACATATTGCCGCCGAAGCCCTGCCGCGTCCGCCCGTTGTTACCGTCATGGGTCACGTTGACCACGGTAAAACCTCACTGCTGGACTACATCCGCCGTACCAAAGTGGTGGCAGGCGAAGCAGGCGGCATTACCCAGCACATCGGCGCATACCATGTGGAAACCCCCAGAGGCGTGATTACCTTCTTGGACACCCCCGGTCACGAAGCGTTTACCGCCATGCGTGCGCGTGGCGCACAAGCCACCGATATTGTGATTTTAGTGGTGGCGGCTGATGACGGCGTGATGCCGCAAACCGTAGAAGCCATTGCCCACGCCAAAGCCGCAGGCGTGCCGATTGTGGTTGCTGTCAATAAAATTGATAAAGAAGCCGCCAACCCCGAGCGCATCCGCCAAGAGCTGACCCAGCACGAAGTGATTGCCGAAGAATGGGGCGGAACGCACCAATTTATTGATGTTTCTGCTAAAAAAGGCTTGAATATTGATAAATTGCTGGAAGCGGTGCTGTTGGAAGCCGAAGTTTTGGAACTGACCGCGCCCGTAGATGCCCCCGCCAAAGGCATTATTGTGGAATCGCGTTTGGACAAAGGTCGCGGCGCAGTTGCCACGCTGCTGGTACAAAGCGGTACGCTGAAAAAAGGCGATATGCTGTTGGCAGGTACGGCGTTTGGTAAAGTTCGTGCCATGATGGACGAAAACGGCAAAGCCATTACCGAAGCAGGTCCGTCTATCCCCGTAGAAATCTTGGGCTTGTCGGACGTACCCAATGCAGGCGAAGACGCGCTGGTGTTGGCAGACGAGAAAAAAGCCCGCGAAGTGGCGCTGTTCCGTCAGGGCAAATACCGTGATGTGCGTTTGGCGAAACAGCAAGCCGCCAAGTTGGAAAATATGTTCAACAATATGGGCGAAGAGCAGGCGCAAAATCTGTCGGTGATTATCAAAGCCGATGTTCAGGGTTCTTACGAAGCCTTGGCGGGTAGCCTGCAAAAACTGTCCACCGACGAAGTGAAGGTAAACGTACTGCACAGCGGCGTGGGCGGCATCAGCGAAAGTGATGTAAACTTGGCGATTGCTTCAGGCGCGTTGATTATTGCCTTTAACGTGCGTGCCGACAGTTCTGCCCGTAAGCTGGCAGAAAACGAAGGTGTAGATATCCGCTACTACAGCATTATTTACGATGCCATTGATGAAGTAAAAGCTGCTATGAGTGGTATGCTCGCCCCCGAACAGAAAGAACAAATCACGGGTACGGTGGAAATCCGTCAAGTGATTACCGTGTCCAAAGTGGGCAATATTGCTGGCTGTATGGTTACCGACGGCGTAGTCAAACGCGACAGCCATATCCGCTTAATCCGCAACAATGTGGTGGTGCATACGGGTATGCTGGAATCGCTCAAACGCTACAAAGACGATGTGAAAGAAGTACGCATGGGCTTTGAATGTGGTTTGATGCTGAAAGGCTTTAACGAAATCGCCGAAGGCGATGTGCTGGAATGCTTTGATGTGGTGGAAGTGGCGCGTACGCTGTAA
- a CDS encoding RDD family protein: MSSYRDQVSFSFEDGHKRYRWLLASPAERILATVADLMCAALAAAPAAWVLYPLRHTPKHEWSNLFAASPLLWLAAGLLLVFFGIQAVWLATRGQTIGKRLMGIRIIRDNGHPAGFVNSLILRTLIFNLLCVIMIGGTLMLAHLDDNFKVYELIWIPYVVSFIMLFQTTDDHRTLQDRLAATVIVKARMRQEA; this comes from the coding sequence ATGAGTTCCTACCGCGACCAAGTTTCGTTTAGTTTTGAAGACGGGCACAAACGTTACCGCTGGCTGTTGGCATCGCCTGCGGAACGCATTTTAGCCACCGTTGCCGACCTGATGTGCGCTGCCCTTGCCGCCGCGCCCGCCGCATGGGTGCTTTATCCCCTGCGCCACACGCCCAAGCACGAATGGAGCAATCTGTTTGCCGCATCGCCGCTGTTGTGGTTGGCTGCGGGCTTACTGCTGGTGTTTTTCGGCATCCAAGCCGTATGGCTTGCCACACGCGGGCAAACCATAGGCAAACGGCTGATGGGCATCCGCATTATCCGCGACAACGGTCATCCCGCCGGTTTTGTAAACAGCCTGATTTTACGCACCCTGATTTTTAACCTGCTGTGTGTGATTATGATAGGCGGAACCCTGATGCTGGCACATTTGGACGACAATTTTAAAGTGTACGAGCTGATTTGGATTCCCTATGTGGTATCGTTTATTATGCTGTTTCAAACCACAGACGACCACCGCACCTTGCAAGACCGTTTGGCTGCTACGGTAATTGTGAAAGCACGGATGCGCCAAGAAGCCTGA
- a CDS encoding RDD family protein, whose translation MQDLTKPTEKTPINDTPFSFGQTDEIEVDLASPWARMGAALLNSVFFVLTYIPFLGTLFTVFGNPDASALIPLTLLIPLVYGIWQLVQYSRHGQTLGKKIVGIRVIREDGSNPGFMGVVLREGVYNIILLAITLLIALPLGLTSKNVINIYDWILMFASLICVVMLFAVPDRRTLQDMLAKTVVIQLPKDHSR comes from the coding sequence ATGCAAGATTTGACCAAACCGACCGAAAAAACCCCGATTAACGACACCCCGTTTTCATTCGGGCAAACCGATGAAATTGAAGTGGATTTGGCATCGCCGTGGGCGCGTATGGGCGCGGCTCTGCTCAATTCAGTATTTTTCGTACTGACCTATATCCCCTTTCTTGGTACATTATTCACCGTATTCGGCAACCCGGATGCCTCTGCCCTTATACCGCTTACCCTGTTAATCCCTTTGGTTTACGGCATTTGGCAATTGGTTCAATACAGCCGCCACGGACAAACTTTAGGCAAAAAAATTGTCGGTATCCGCGTAATTCGTGAAGACGGCAGCAATCCGGGGTTTATGGGCGTGGTGCTGCGCGAAGGGGTGTACAACATTATTTTGCTCGCCATCACCCTACTTATTGCTCTACCTCTCGGTCTCACAAGCAAAAATGTCATTAATATCTATGATTGGATCCTGATGTTTGCCAGCTTAATCTGCGTGGTCATGCTATTTGCTGTCCCCGACCGCCGCACCCTGCAAGATATGCTTGCCAAAACCGTAGTAATTCAACTGCCCAAAGACCATTCACGTTAA
- the asd gene encoding aspartate-semialdehyde dehydrogenase: protein MKVGFVGWRGMVGSVLMQRMREEKDFEHIPQAFFFTTSNAGGAAPDFGQAEKTLLDANDLARFAEMDIIITCQGGDYTKAVFRPLRECGWNGYWIDAASALRMDDDAVIILDPVNRHVIDAGLQNGIKTFVGGNCTVSLMLMALDGLFREGLVEWASSMTYQAASGAGAKNMRELLNGMGAIHQTVAAELADPAGAILDIDRKVADFLRSDVYPKQEFGVPLAGSLIPWIDADLGNGQSKEEWKGGVETNKILASQQPVVVEGLCIRTGAMRCHSQAITLKLKQDLSVEKIESLLAGANAWAKVVPNTKEASIHELTPAAVTGTLTVPVGRIRKLAMGGEYISAFTVGDQLLWGAAEPLRRMLRIILGNL from the coding sequence ATGAAAGTAGGATTTGTCGGCTGGCGCGGTATGGTCGGTTCGGTGCTGATGCAGCGTATGCGCGAAGAAAAGGATTTTGAGCATATTCCGCAGGCGTTTTTCTTTACCACGTCCAATGCGGGCGGGGCTGCGCCCGATTTTGGTCAAGCAGAAAAAACACTGCTGGACGCCAATGATTTGGCGCGTTTTGCGGAAATGGACATTATTATTACCTGTCAGGGTGGCGATTACACCAAAGCGGTATTCCGTCCCTTGCGCGAGTGCGGTTGGAACGGCTATTGGATTGATGCGGCTTCGGCATTGCGTATGGACGACGATGCGGTGATTATTTTAGACCCTGTAAACCGTCATGTGATTGATGCGGGCTTGCAAAACGGTATCAAAACCTTTGTGGGCGGCAATTGTACGGTGTCGCTGATGCTGATGGCGTTGGACGGTTTGTTCCGTGAAGGTTTGGTGGAATGGGCTTCCAGCATGACGTACCAAGCCGCTTCGGGCGCAGGTGCGAAAAATATGCGCGAATTGCTGAACGGCATGGGCGCGATTCATCAAACCGTTGCTGCTGAGCTTGCCGACCCTGCGGGTGCGATTTTGGATATTGACCGCAAAGTGGCGGATTTTCTGCGCAGCGATGTCTATCCGAAACAAGAGTTTGGCGTGCCTTTGGCGGGTAGTCTGATTCCATGGATTGATGCCGATTTGGGCAACGGTCAATCCAAAGAAGAATGGAAAGGCGGTGTGGAAACCAATAAGATTTTGGCTTCGCAACAGCCTGTGGTGGTGGAAGGTTTGTGCATCCGCACAGGTGCAATGCGTTGCCACAGCCAAGCCATTACTTTGAAGTTAAAGCAGGATTTATCGGTAGAAAAAATTGAATCGCTGCTGGCGGGTGCCAATGCGTGGGCAAAAGTCGTCCCCAATACCAAAGAAGCCAGCATTCATGAATTGACACCCGCTGCGGTGACAGGCACGCTCACCGTTCCTGTGGGACGCATCCGCAAGCTGGCGATGGGTGGCGAATATATCAGCGCATTTACCGTGGGCGACCAGCTTTTGTGGGGCGCGGCAGAGCCTTTGCGCCGTATGTTGCGGATTATTTTGGGTAATCTGTAA
- the dusA gene encoding tRNA dihydrouridine(20/20a) synthase DusA, producing the protein MMTAMPSFPLLSVAPMLDWTDRHYRFLARQISRRVLLYTEMIHAGALVYGDAARFLEKHPCEHPVALQLGGSEPDLLARAAAKAAAAGFAQINLNCGCPSPRVQKGAFGACLMNDAPLVADCLNAIAEAAPDCETTVKHRIGLDRQTEYQPLEDFVGTLARLTPVQTFIVHARNAWLDGLSPKENRDIPPLRYDYVYRLKREFPDLNIIINGGITDNAQIAEHLHHVDGAMVGREAYHNPMIMADWDARFYGDDTSAPQYDTIVQQLYAYTCNELHSNRYTTLRHIVRHSLGLMHGLHNARIWRRMLSDAELLKTNRPELILQAWEAVQR; encoded by the coding sequence ATGATGACTGCAATGCCGTCTTTTCCGCTGCTGTCGGTTGCGCCCATGTTGGACTGGACCGACCGCCATTACCGTTTTCTTGCCCGTCAAATCAGCCGCCGTGTGTTGCTTTATACCGAGATGATTCACGCCGGTGCGCTGGTGTATGGCGATGCGGCGCGTTTTTTGGAAAAACACCCCTGTGAACACCCCGTTGCCCTGCAATTGGGCGGCAGCGAACCCGATTTACTTGCCCGTGCCGCCGCCAAAGCCGCTGCCGCAGGTTTTGCCCAAATCAATTTAAACTGCGGCTGTCCCAGCCCGCGTGTACAAAAAGGCGCGTTTGGCGCATGCTTGATGAATGATGCACCTTTGGTGGCGGATTGTTTGAATGCCATTGCCGAAGCCGCGCCCGATTGTGAAACCACCGTCAAACACCGCATCGGCTTGGACAGGCAAACCGAATATCAGCCTTTGGAGGATTTTGTCGGCACGCTGGCGCGTTTAACGCCCGTTCAAACCTTTATCGTACATGCCCGCAATGCGTGGTTGGACGGGCTGTCCCCCAAAGAAAACCGCGATATTCCGCCGTTGCGTTATGATTATGTTTACCGCTTAAAACGCGAGTTTCCCGATTTAAACATTATTATCAACGGAGGTATTACCGATAATGCCCAAATCGCCGAACATTTACATCATGTAGACGGTGCGATGGTGGGACGCGAAGCCTATCATAACCCGATGATTATGGCGGATTGGGACGCGCGTTTTTACGGCGACGACACATCTGCGCCCCAATATGACACAATTGTGCAGCAACTCTATGCCTACACCTGCAACGAACTGCACAGCAACCGCTATACCACTTTGCGCCATATTGTGCGCCACAGCTTGGGTTTGATGCACGGATTGCATAATGCGCGGATTTGGCGGCGGATGTTGTCGGATGCGGAATTATTAAAAACCAACCGTCCCGAACTGATTTTGCAGGCATGGGAAGCGGTACAACGATAA
- a CDS encoding NUDIX hydrolase, protein MSPSELPRFLAFCARACDDVTLLQRRNILFDFESPVPAAVLVGFAPDSAGRWQILLTRRAATLRKHGGQIAFAGGRSDHDDANAVATALREAAEEVGTPPVLWRIAGKLPECRTPSGFAVTPVLAYADALPVLRPNPDEVTETFWLPVETAFNPQLYRARAFDWQGKRYHSPALVFGKYDIWGATALILRHLAACAAEWQQQNR, encoded by the coding sequence ATGTCCCCTAGCGAACTGCCCCGTTTTTTGGCGTTTTGCGCCCGTGCCTGCGATGATGTTACCCTGCTGCAAAGGCGCAATATATTATTTGATTTTGAATCGCCCGTGCCTGCTGCGGTATTGGTGGGTTTTGCCCCCGATTCGGCAGGCAGATGGCAGATTTTGCTCACCCGCCGCGCCGCCACATTACGCAAGCACGGCGGACAAATCGCTTTTGCTGGTGGACGCAGCGACCACGATGATGCCAATGCCGTTGCCACAGCCCTGCGCGAAGCGGCAGAAGAAGTGGGCACACCGCCCGTGTTGTGGCGAATAGCAGGCAAATTGCCTGAATGTCGCACGCCTTCAGGTTTTGCCGTTACGCCTGTGCTGGCGTATGCTGATGCCTTACCTGTATTGCGTCCGAATCCTGACGAAGTGACAGAAACCTTTTGGCTGCCTGTTGAAACAGCTTTTAATCCACAGCTTTACCGCGCCCGCGCCTTTGATTGGCAGGGAAAGCGTTACCACAGCCCTGCGCTGGTGTTTGGCAAATACGATATTTGGGGGGCAACAGCATTGATTTTGCGCCATTTGGCGGCGTGTGCAGCAGAATGGCAGCAGCAAAACCGTTAA
- a CDS encoding ABC transporter substrate-binding protein, protein MKQPILLSTLCAALVLGVSACGGQQAQNQTAAASSALPAGKDNIILNLGAEPESLDPHKAGESASFDVIRQLLHGLVATDGEGNTVPALAEKWESPDNKVWTFHLRDAKWHNGDPITAHDFVYSLRRLTDPATASPYASYLADAKVQNAAAVQSGKAKPESLGVTAINDKTLQITLSQALPYFPDMMLLPVTYPVHRATVEKHGDKWTQPQNYTANAAYALKEWTVNSQIILERSPAYYNHAHTRIKQIVFLPISDAAAALNRYRAGELDYAGVPPAQFQALKTSELANEMRTRPALCTFYYEPNHQSPLFQDVRVRRALNLAMNRDTIAHKVMGRGEQPAYQFTPPDIKGMGKAGISWQNQTQNERNRQAQQLLAAAGYSKDKPLRFELLYSNSDVAKQLVNASISLWQQALGADTVKIEAVSQEWKTSLETKRNGKFDMAFSGWCGDYNEASSFLNMLRANNGNNSARYRNPAFDQLLDTALNSSDAATRQRTYHQAEQQLEQDGAVIPLFQRISVSVLKPYVKGFSDNDPLKNWQVKDWYLQ, encoded by the coding sequence ATGAAACAGCCTATCCTACTTTCCACCCTATGCGCCGCGCTGGTGTTAGGCGTCAGTGCTTGCGGCGGACAACAAGCACAAAATCAAACCGCCGCCGCTTCTTCCGCCCTGCCCGCAGGCAAAGACAATATTATCCTTAATTTGGGCGCAGAACCCGAATCTTTAGACCCGCACAAAGCCGGCGAATCCGCCTCGTTTGACGTGATACGGCAACTGCTGCACGGCTTGGTGGCAACAGACGGGGAAGGCAACACCGTTCCCGCCCTTGCCGAAAAATGGGAAAGCCCCGACAACAAAGTATGGACTTTCCACCTGCGCGATGCCAAATGGCACAACGGCGACCCGATTACCGCGCATGATTTTGTGTACAGCCTGCGCCGTCTTACCGACCCCGCCACCGCTTCCCCCTACGCCAGCTATTTGGCAGATGCCAAAGTGCAAAACGCCGCTGCCGTGCAAAGCGGTAAAGCCAAGCCTGAAAGTTTGGGCGTTACCGCCATCAACGACAAAACCCTACAAATTACCTTAAGCCAAGCCCTGCCCTATTTTCCCGATATGATGCTGTTGCCCGTTACCTATCCCGTGCATCGCGCCACCGTAGAAAAACACGGCGACAAGTGGACACAGCCGCAAAACTACACCGCCAACGCCGCTTACGCCCTCAAAGAATGGACGGTAAACAGCCAAATTATTTTGGAACGCAGCCCCGCTTACTACAACCACGCCCACACCCGCATCAAACAAATCGTTTTTTTACCGATTAGCGATGCCGCCGCCGCCCTCAACCGCTACCGCGCAGGCGAGTTGGACTATGCAGGTGTTCCCCCCGCCCAATTCCAAGCCCTGAAAACATCCGAATTGGCAAACGAAATGCGCACCCGCCCCGCCCTGTGTACCTTTTACTACGAGCCCAACCACCAATCGCCCCTGTTTCAAGACGTGCGCGTGCGCCGCGCCCTCAATTTGGCGATGAACCGCGACACCATTGCACATAAAGTGATGGGGCGCGGCGAGCAACCCGCTTACCAGTTTACCCCGCCCGATATCAAAGGCATGGGCAAGGCAGGCATCAGCTGGCAAAACCAAACCCAAAACGAGCGCAACCGCCAAGCACAGCAACTGTTGGCAGCAGCAGGCTACAGCAAAGACAAGCCCCTGCGTTTTGAGCTGCTGTATAGCAACAGCGATGTAGCCAAACAATTGGTTAATGCCAGCATTTCGCTGTGGCAGCAAGCCCTAGGCGCAGACACGGTAAAAATTGAAGCCGTGAGCCAAGAATGGAAAACCTCTTTGGAAACCAAGCGCAACGGCAAGTTTGATATGGCGTTTTCGGGCTGGTGCGGCGATTACAACGAAGCCTCGTCATTTTTAAATATGCTGCGTGCCAACAACGGCAACAACAGCGCCCGTTACCGCAATCCCGCGTTTGACCAATTATTGGACACTGCCTTAAACAGCAGCGATGCCGCTACCCGTCAGCGCACCTACCACCAAGCCGAACAACAGCTGGAACAAGACGGCGCAGTGATTCCGCTGTTTCAGCGCATCAGCGTGAGTGTGTTAAAGCCTTATGTCAAAGGCTTTTCCGACAACGACCCCTTGAAAAACTGGCAGGTTAAGGATTGGTATCTGCAATAG
- a CDS encoding heteromeric transposase endonuclease subunit TnsA, giving the protein MPIRVIPKNYRNITGIAPHNKAIGTAGYESSLERDFLTLLEFNSDVQRFEVQPIQIEWLDKAGVRHIYTPDVLVHFCRQVIVYEVKYRSDLRENWYRLKPKFQAALRFCKRHGWRFKLITEVEIHTDYLHNARFLLPYRKNGLNGEYSEGHMTILDKAMCELKTATPKSLISYIFQDEINQAKILPVLWYLLATKQIGVDFNQKITMNSKIWFKK; this is encoded by the coding sequence ATGCCAATCCGAGTTATTCCAAAAAATTACCGCAATATTACAGGTATTGCGCCGCATAATAAAGCCATTGGTACGGCTGGTTACGAATCATCATTGGAGCGTGATTTTTTGACTTTGCTGGAATTTAATTCTGATGTTCAACGATTTGAAGTTCAGCCAATTCAAATTGAATGGTTGGATAAGGCTGGTGTTCGTCATATTTATACGCCTGATGTTTTGGTACATTTTTGTCGTCAAGTAATTGTCTATGAAGTGAAATATCGTAGTGATTTACGCGAAAATTGGTATAGGCTGAAACCTAAATTTCAGGCAGCCTTGCGTTTTTGTAAACGGCATGGCTGGCGGTTTAAATTGATTACCGAAGTGGAAATCCACACTGATTATTTGCACAATGCGCGTTTTCTATTGCCGTATCGGAAGAATGGTTTAAATGGCGAATATTCTGAAGGTCATATGACCATTTTAGATAAGGCAATGTGTGAATTAAAAACCGCCACCCCTAAATCGTTAATTTCTTATATTTTTCAAGATGAAATCAATCAAGCGAAAATTTTACCGGTATTATGGTATTTGTTGGCAACGAAACAAATTGGTGTAGATTTCAATCAAAAAATCACAATGAACTCAAAAATATGGTTTAAAAAATGA